From a single Vitis vinifera cultivar Pinot Noir 40024 chromosome 18, ASM3070453v1 genomic region:
- the LOC100263169 gene encoding disease resistance protein RUN1 isoform X1, which translates to MASSGTSSFQWRWDVFLSFRGEDTRFNFTDHLYSALTSRYIHTFRDDEGLERGGEIQPSLLKAIEDSMISVVVFSENYAHSKWCLDELEKIMQCSREKGQKVLPIFYHVDPSDVRKQTGSFGEAFARYGRYGNVTEERVLRWRAALSQAGGLAGWHVMHGYESQIIKVIVRRISKMLISRPELLFIGDNLVGINSRLEEMSSLLCMESNDVRMIGIHGIAGIGKTTLAKGIYNQIAHQFEGASFLSNVAEVKEHRGSLKLQRQLLADILGEKIARISNIDEGISLIKKTLCSRKVLIILDDVSALTQLEFLAGSRHWFGSGSRIIITSRNKHLLDVLEVDGLYEVQKLKSEEAFKLFSLYAFEADHDDGFWELSGRALNYCDGLPLAVKVVGGYLRNKTELEWEDELLKLTTVGQITVQYVLRLSYDRLEHTEKDLFLDIACFFRGKDSDSVGRILDSCNFSAIGMKVLKDCSFISILDNKIEMHGLMQQMEWEIIRRESPGQPGQRSRLWNPEDVHAVLTQKTGTKAIEGISFDVSASKEIQITSEALKKMTNLRLLRVYWDGLSSYDSNTVHLPEEFEFPSYELRYLHWDGWSLESLPSNFNGKKLVELSLKHSSLNHLWKGNKL; encoded by the exons ATGGCTTCATCAGGCACCTCTTCTTTTCAATGGAGATGGGATGTTTTTTTGAGCTTTAGAGGGGAAGATACCCGCTTCAATTTTACGGATCATCTTTATTCGGCTTTGACGAGTAGGTACATCCACACCTTTAGAGATGATGAAGGACTTGAAAGAGGAGGAGAGATTCAACCTTCACTCTTGAAAGCTATTGAAGATTCAATGATTTCTGTGGTCGTTTTTTCGGAAAACTATGCTCATTCAAAATGGTGCTTGGATGAGCTTGAAAAGATCATGCAGTGCAGCAGAGAAAAGGGCCAAAAAGTTCTACCAATTTTCTACCATGTGGATCCGTCTGATGTGCGGAAACAAACGGGAAGTTTTGGAGAAGCATTTGCAAGATACGGGAGATACGGAAACGTCACTGAGGAGAGGGTGCTGAGATGGAGGGCGGCACTGAGCCAAGCCGGCGGTCTGGCTGGATGGCATGTGATGCATGG GTATGAATCTCAGATTATTAAAGTAATTGTTCGACGCATTTCGAAAATGCTGATCAGTCGTCCTGAACTCTTATTTATTGGTGACAACCTGGTAGGAATCAATTCCCGTTTGGAAGAAATGTCGTCACTATTATGTATGGAGTCAAATGATGTTCGAATGATAGGAATACATGGAATTGCTGGAATAGGCAAGACTACCCTCGCCAAAGGAATATACAACCAAATTGCTCATCAATTCGAAGGTGCTAGCTTTCTTTCAAATGTTGCAGAGGTAAAGGAACACCGTGGATCGCTTAAATTACAAAGACAACTTCTAGCAGATATCCTAGGGGAAAAAATTGCACGCATAAGCAACATTGATGAAGGCATTAGCTTGATAAAGAAGACGCTTTGCTCTAGAAAGGTTCTTATCATTCTAGATGATGTTAGTGCTTTGACTCAATTAGAATTCTTGGCAGGGAGCCGTCACTGGTTTGGTTCAGGTAGTAGAATTATCATAACATCGAGAAATAAACATTTACTCGATGTGCTTGAAGTTGATGGATTATATGAGGTTCAGAAATTAAAATCTGAGGAAGCTTTTAAACTGTTTAGTTTGTATGCGTTCGAGGCAGACCATGACGATGGGTTTTGGGAGCTCTCCGGACGTGCATTAAATTACTGTGATGGACTTCCGCTTGCTGTTAAAGTTGTGGGAGGTTACCTGCGTAACAAGACGGAGCTTGAATGGGAAGATGAACTGCTTAAGCTAACAACAGTAGGGCAGATTACAGTCCAATATGTGCTTAGATTAAGTTACGACAGACTGGAACACACAGAAAAGGATCTATTCCTTGATATTGCATGCTTCTTCAGAGGGAAGGACTCAGATTCTGTTGGAAGAATACTTGATAGTTGCAACTTCTCTGCAATTGGAATGAAAGTTCTCAAAGATTGTTCTTTCATTAGTATTTTAGACAACAAGATAGAAATGCATGGTTTGATGCAACAAATGGAATGGGAAATCATTCGGAGAGAATCACCTGGACAACCTGGCCAACGGAGTAGATTGTGGAATCCAGAAGATGTCCATGCTGTGTTGACACAAAAAACG GGGACAAAGGCAATCGAAGGAATATCCTTTGATGTGTCGGCATCAAAAGAAATACAGATTACGTCTGAAGCtcttaaaaaaatgacaaaccTTCGACTCCTCAGGGTCTATTGGGATGGACTTTCATCATATGATTCTAACACAGTGCACCTTCCCGAAGAATTCGAATTTCCTTCCTATGAATTAAGATATCTTCATTGGGATGGATGGAGTCTGGAATCGTTGCCGTCAAATTTTAATGGTAAGAAACTGGTTGAACTCAGTTTGAAGCATAGCAGCTTAAACCACCTTTGGAAAGGGAACAAGTTATGA
- the LOC100263169 gene encoding disease resistance protein RUN1 isoform X2 yields MASSGTSSFQWRWDVFLSFRGEDTRFNFTDHLYSALTSRYIHTFRDDEGLERGGEIQPSLLKAIEDSMISVVVFSENYAHSKWCLDELEKIMQCSREKGQKVLPIFYHVDPSDVRKQTGSFGEAFARYGRYGNVTEERVLRWRAALSQAGGLAGWHVMHGYESQIIKVIVRRISKMLISRPELLFIGDNLVGINSRLEEMSSLLCMESNDVRMIGIHGIAGIGKTTLAKGIYNQIAHQFEGASFLSNVAEVKEHRGSLKLQRQLLADILGEKIARISNIDEGISLIKKTLCSRKVLIILDDVSALTQLEFLAGSRHWFGSGSRIIITSRNKHLLDVLEVDGLYEVQKLKSEEAFKLFSLYAFEADHDDGFWELSGRALNYCDGLPLAVKVVGGYLRNKTELEWEDELLKLTTVGQITVQYVLRLSYDRLEHTEKDLFLDIACFFRGKDSDSVGRILDSCNFSAIGMKVLKDCSFISILDNKIEMHGLMQQMEWEIIRRESPGQPGQRSRLWNPEDVHAVLTQKTGTKAIEGISFDVSASKEIQITSEALKKMTNLRLLRVYWDGLSSYDSNTVHLPEEFEFPSYELRYLHWDGWSLESLPSNFNVS; encoded by the exons ATGGCTTCATCAGGCACCTCTTCTTTTCAATGGAGATGGGATGTTTTTTTGAGCTTTAGAGGGGAAGATACCCGCTTCAATTTTACGGATCATCTTTATTCGGCTTTGACGAGTAGGTACATCCACACCTTTAGAGATGATGAAGGACTTGAAAGAGGAGGAGAGATTCAACCTTCACTCTTGAAAGCTATTGAAGATTCAATGATTTCTGTGGTCGTTTTTTCGGAAAACTATGCTCATTCAAAATGGTGCTTGGATGAGCTTGAAAAGATCATGCAGTGCAGCAGAGAAAAGGGCCAAAAAGTTCTACCAATTTTCTACCATGTGGATCCGTCTGATGTGCGGAAACAAACGGGAAGTTTTGGAGAAGCATTTGCAAGATACGGGAGATACGGAAACGTCACTGAGGAGAGGGTGCTGAGATGGAGGGCGGCACTGAGCCAAGCCGGCGGTCTGGCTGGATGGCATGTGATGCATGG GTATGAATCTCAGATTATTAAAGTAATTGTTCGACGCATTTCGAAAATGCTGATCAGTCGTCCTGAACTCTTATTTATTGGTGACAACCTGGTAGGAATCAATTCCCGTTTGGAAGAAATGTCGTCACTATTATGTATGGAGTCAAATGATGTTCGAATGATAGGAATACATGGAATTGCTGGAATAGGCAAGACTACCCTCGCCAAAGGAATATACAACCAAATTGCTCATCAATTCGAAGGTGCTAGCTTTCTTTCAAATGTTGCAGAGGTAAAGGAACACCGTGGATCGCTTAAATTACAAAGACAACTTCTAGCAGATATCCTAGGGGAAAAAATTGCACGCATAAGCAACATTGATGAAGGCATTAGCTTGATAAAGAAGACGCTTTGCTCTAGAAAGGTTCTTATCATTCTAGATGATGTTAGTGCTTTGACTCAATTAGAATTCTTGGCAGGGAGCCGTCACTGGTTTGGTTCAGGTAGTAGAATTATCATAACATCGAGAAATAAACATTTACTCGATGTGCTTGAAGTTGATGGATTATATGAGGTTCAGAAATTAAAATCTGAGGAAGCTTTTAAACTGTTTAGTTTGTATGCGTTCGAGGCAGACCATGACGATGGGTTTTGGGAGCTCTCCGGACGTGCATTAAATTACTGTGATGGACTTCCGCTTGCTGTTAAAGTTGTGGGAGGTTACCTGCGTAACAAGACGGAGCTTGAATGGGAAGATGAACTGCTTAAGCTAACAACAGTAGGGCAGATTACAGTCCAATATGTGCTTAGATTAAGTTACGACAGACTGGAACACACAGAAAAGGATCTATTCCTTGATATTGCATGCTTCTTCAGAGGGAAGGACTCAGATTCTGTTGGAAGAATACTTGATAGTTGCAACTTCTCTGCAATTGGAATGAAAGTTCTCAAAGATTGTTCTTTCATTAGTATTTTAGACAACAAGATAGAAATGCATGGTTTGATGCAACAAATGGAATGGGAAATCATTCGGAGAGAATCACCTGGACAACCTGGCCAACGGAGTAGATTGTGGAATCCAGAAGATGTCCATGCTGTGTTGACACAAAAAACG GGGACAAAGGCAATCGAAGGAATATCCTTTGATGTGTCGGCATCAAAAGAAATACAGATTACGTCTGAAGCtcttaaaaaaatgacaaaccTTCGACTCCTCAGGGTCTATTGGGATGGACTTTCATCATATGATTCTAACACAGTGCACCTTCCCGAAGAATTCGAATTTCCTTCCTATGAATTAAGATATCTTCATTGGGATGGATGGAGTCTGGAATCGTTGCCGTCAAATTTTAATG TGTCTTGA
- the LOC104878310 gene encoding disease resistance protein RPS4: MVSIPADISRLSNLKVLLVRQCEQLQKIPKLPPSIKLLDACDCTSLVSLPTPSRIISPQNWLVSTWLRPVEFMLWNCSGLYQDHVAMALETLHQELFPEIGYSIVIPGSRIPKWRWHENMGASVSATLPPHWLDNNFSGVALCAVFALEEGETIQRPGEIRCNFECREGPYFSHSITWTHSGDRVVETDHVCMMYQPRTQFVKSKSTHASVFKHIKVSFSLSGASHEVKKSAIRLMYAPNTSGNKRKFLAAPNTDIDFRDTHILKKKKKGVKEDQ, from the exons ATGGTTAGCATACCTGCAGACATCAGTAGACTTTCTAATCTGAAAGTTCTTTTGGTGAGGCAGTGTGAGCAACTTCAAAAAATTCCGAAGCTTCCACCAAGCATAAAATTATTAGATGCCTGTGATTGCACATCCCTGGTGTCTTTACCGACTCCATCTCGGATAATAAGCCCACAAAACTGGTTGGTTTCCACTTGGCTTCGTCCTGTGGAATTCATGCTATGGAATTGCTCCGGACTATATCAGGATCATGTGGCAATGGCATTAGAGACACTTCAtcag GAACTTTTTCCAGAAATAGGATACAGTATTGTGATTCCTGGAAGTAGGATTCCAAAGTGGCGCTGGCATGAGAATATGGGAGCTTCAGTTTCAGCAACCCTGCCTCCACATTGGCTTGACAATAACTTCTCGGGGGTTGCTCTATGTGCTGTGTTTGCACTTGAGGAGGGCGAAACTATTCAGCGGCCTGGTGAGATTCGCTGTAATTTTGAATGCAGGGAAGGGCCTTATTTCAGTCATTCCATCACTTGGACACACAGTGGAGACCGAGTTGTTGAGACGGATCACGTGTGTATGATGTATCAGCCTCGCACTCAATTTGTCAAATCAAAGTCTACCCATGCCAGTGTGTTCAAGCACATCAAGGTTTCTTTTAGTCTATCAGGGGCATCCCATGAGGTGAAAAAATCTGCGATCCGTCTTATGTACGCCCCAAATACAAGTGgtaacaaaagaaaattcctCGCAGCCCCAAATACCGACATTGATTTTAGGGATactcatatattaaaaaaaaaaaaaaaaggagtgaAAGAAGATCAATAG